The proteins below are encoded in one region of Tomitella fengzijianii:
- a CDS encoding RNA degradosome polyphosphate kinase, with protein sequence MRKDRGVRDESDGARTAKTRTDITGADGAGSDRAEATPLGHAGVPPTAGAPAGGPVDNAPPPATTPSAPPAATVRAPRPDTDLPHDRYLNRELSWLDFNSRVLALAEDASLPVLERVKFLAIHASNLDEFYMVRVAGLGRRDEAGLPVRSADGLTPREQLQLIGRRTQATAVTHARVFLDHVLPELASAGIHLTRWEELDDDVRKGLSEYFHERVFPVLTPLAVDPAHPFPYISGLSLNLAVTVRDGESGGEHFARVKVPKNVDRFVPVGTGAGDADRADTVTFLPIEDLIAAHLEVLFHGMQVVEHHVFRVTRNADFEVSEDRDEDLLQALERELARRRFGSPVRLEVTDDMSEHMLELLLRELDVSPGDVIRIPGMLDLTGLWQLHGLDRPALKDTPFVPATPPAFGERETARNVFSALRRGDVLVHHPYDSFSTSVQRFIEQAAADPQVLAIKQTLYRTSGDSPVVDALVDAAEAGKQVVALVEIKARFDEQANIRWARKLEEAGVHVVYGMVGLKTHCKTCLVVRREGAAIRRYCHMGTGNYNPKTARLYEDVGLFTADPEIGADLTDLFNSLTGYSRVNHYRNLLVSPHGIRRGIVERISAEIDAHRAGRAAGIRLKANALVDEQIIDALYRASQAGVPVDIVVRGICCLTPGVPGLSDNIHVRSILGRFLEHSRILHFVGAQEYWIGSADMMHRNLDRRVEIMVRVDAEELTPALGNVFDLALSADTRCWVLGADGTWSASPTGGSDVRDYQETLQQASRSGPAD encoded by the coding sequence ATGCGGAAGGATCGAGGTGTGCGCGACGAATCAGACGGGGCCCGGACCGCGAAAACCCGGACCGACATCACCGGGGCCGACGGGGCAGGGTCCGACCGGGCAGAGGCCACCCCACTCGGTCATGCCGGAGTGCCGCCGACCGCGGGCGCGCCCGCCGGCGGCCCCGTCGACAACGCCCCGCCGCCGGCCACCACCCCGTCCGCTCCGCCCGCCGCGACGGTGCGGGCCCCCCGCCCGGACACCGACCTTCCGCACGACCGCTATCTCAACCGCGAGCTGAGCTGGCTCGACTTCAACTCCCGGGTGCTCGCTCTCGCGGAGGACGCGTCGCTTCCGGTGCTCGAGCGGGTCAAGTTCCTGGCGATCCACGCGTCGAACCTCGACGAGTTCTACATGGTCCGAGTTGCGGGGCTCGGCCGCCGCGACGAAGCGGGGCTGCCGGTGCGCTCCGCCGACGGTCTCACGCCCCGGGAGCAACTGCAGCTGATCGGCCGCCGCACGCAGGCCACCGCGGTCACCCACGCGCGGGTGTTCCTCGACCACGTGCTGCCCGAGCTCGCGAGCGCGGGCATCCATCTGACCCGCTGGGAAGAGCTCGACGACGACGTCCGCAAGGGGCTCTCCGAGTACTTCCACGAGCGCGTCTTCCCCGTCCTCACCCCGCTCGCGGTGGACCCCGCGCACCCGTTCCCCTACATCAGCGGATTGAGCCTCAACCTCGCCGTGACGGTGCGGGACGGCGAATCGGGCGGCGAGCACTTCGCCCGCGTGAAGGTCCCCAAGAACGTCGATCGCTTCGTGCCCGTCGGCACCGGGGCCGGCGACGCGGACCGTGCGGATACGGTGACCTTCCTGCCGATCGAGGACCTCATCGCAGCGCACCTGGAAGTGCTCTTCCACGGCATGCAGGTGGTCGAGCACCACGTGTTCCGCGTGACCCGCAACGCTGACTTCGAGGTCTCGGAGGACCGGGACGAGGATCTGCTGCAGGCGCTCGAACGCGAGTTGGCCCGTCGCCGGTTCGGCTCGCCCGTGCGCCTCGAGGTGACGGACGATATGAGCGAGCACATGCTCGAGCTGCTGCTGCGCGAGCTCGACGTCAGCCCGGGCGACGTCATCCGCATCCCGGGCATGCTGGACCTGACCGGCCTGTGGCAGTTGCACGGGCTCGACAGGCCCGCGCTCAAGGACACCCCGTTCGTCCCCGCGACACCGCCCGCATTCGGCGAGCGGGAGACCGCCAGGAACGTCTTCTCCGCCCTGCGCCGCGGCGACGTCCTCGTGCACCACCCGTACGACTCGTTCTCCACCTCGGTGCAGCGGTTCATCGAACAGGCCGCAGCCGACCCGCAGGTTCTCGCCATCAAGCAGACTCTCTACCGCACCTCCGGCGATTCGCCCGTCGTCGACGCGCTCGTGGACGCGGCGGAGGCCGGCAAGCAGGTGGTGGCCCTCGTGGAGATCAAAGCGCGCTTCGACGAACAGGCCAACATCCGCTGGGCACGCAAGCTCGAAGAGGCCGGAGTGCACGTCGTCTACGGGATGGTCGGCCTCAAGACCCATTGCAAGACCTGCCTGGTGGTGCGGCGCGAGGGCGCGGCGATCCGCCGCTACTGCCACATGGGCACCGGTAACTACAACCCCAAGACGGCCCGGCTCTACGAGGATGTGGGGCTTTTCACCGCCGACCCGGAGATCGGCGCCGACCTCACCGATCTGTTCAACTCGCTCACCGGGTATTCGCGGGTCAACCACTACCGGAATCTGCTGGTCTCCCCGCACGGGATCCGCCGCGGCATCGTCGAGCGCATCTCGGCGGAGATCGACGCCCACCGCGCGGGGCGCGCCGCGGGGATCCGGCTCAAGGCCAATGCCCTCGTCGACGAGCAGATCATCGACGCCCTCTACCGCGCCTCGCAGGCGGGCGTGCCGGTCGACATCGTCGTGCGCGGCATCTGCTGTCTCACACCGGGCGTGCCGGGCCTGAGCGACAACATCCACGTCCGCTCGATCCTCGGCCGGTTCCTCGAGCACTCGCGCATCCTGCACTTCGTCGGCGCGCAGGAATATTGGATCGGCAGCGCCGACATGATGCACCGGAACCTCGACCGCCGGGTGGAGATCATGGTCCGCGTCGACGCCGAGGAGCTCACCCCTGCCCTCGGCAACGTTTTCGACCTGGCTCTCAGCGCGGACACCCGCTGCTGGGTGCTCGGCGCCGACGGCACGTGGAGCGCCTCACCCACCGGCGGATCGGACGTCCGCGACTACCAGGAGACGCTCCAGCAGGCCAGCCGCAGCGGACCCGCCGACTGA
- a CDS encoding NUDIX hydrolase — protein sequence MQSGPAQQSSTVHAAGTVLWRYRGTGAKREFAVVHRPEYDDWSLPKGKLDPGESAPAAAVRETVEETGYSARLGRYLQSVSYPLSPRRTKTVDYWEAQAVGGSFLPNSEVDELRWVRFRHAVEMVTHDLDRAVLARFRARRPGDSTLLLIRHARAGRRGRFDGPDTARPLDAKGREQARRLVAQTAAFRPAVVYSADRARCVDTVAPLARELRTDVVLEPTLSEEAYALDPGAALRRIQEIARGGRVAAVCSQSGVIPDLLRWWSARDGMTLPTATTRKADTWVLTLRAGRLIAADRLPAPSPVAS from the coding sequence ATCCAGAGCGGCCCGGCGCAGCAGTCCAGCACAGTCCATGCGGCCGGGACCGTGTTGTGGCGGTACCGCGGGACGGGCGCGAAGCGGGAGTTCGCGGTGGTGCACCGGCCCGAGTACGACGACTGGTCGCTGCCCAAGGGCAAACTGGACCCCGGCGAGTCCGCGCCCGCCGCGGCCGTCCGCGAGACCGTCGAGGAAACCGGGTACTCGGCCCGGCTGGGCCGGTATCTGCAGTCGGTGTCCTATCCCCTCAGCCCGCGCCGCACAAAGACCGTCGACTATTGGGAGGCCCAGGCCGTCGGCGGCAGCTTCCTGCCGAACTCGGAGGTCGACGAATTGCGCTGGGTGCGTTTCCGGCACGCGGTGGAGATGGTGACCCACGACCTCGACCGGGCCGTTCTCGCGCGCTTCCGCGCGCGGCGCCCCGGCGATTCGACGCTGCTGCTCATCCGCCACGCGCGCGCCGGCCGCCGCGGCCGATTCGACGGCCCCGACACCGCCCGTCCGCTCGACGCCAAAGGCCGGGAGCAGGCCCGCCGGCTCGTCGCGCAGACCGCAGCGTTCCGTCCCGCGGTCGTGTATTCCGCGGACCGCGCACGGTGCGTGGACACCGTCGCCCCACTGGCCCGGGAACTGCGGACCGACGTCGTCCTGGAGCCGACGTTGTCCGAGGAGGCGTATGCGCTCGATCCGGGTGCAGCACTGCGCCGCATCCAGGAGATCGCGCGCGGAGGTCGCGTCGCCGCCGTCTGCAGCCAATCGGGTGTGATTCCGGATCTGCTGCGGTGGTGGTCCGCCCGCGATGGGATGACCCTTCCCACCGCTACGACACGCAAGGCGGACACCTGGGTGCTTACCCTGCGCGCCGGACGGTTGATCGCCGCCGACCGGCTGCCCGCGCCCTCTCCCGTCGCGTCCTGA
- a CDS encoding HU family DNA-binding protein translates to MNKAELIDGLVEKLGTERRTTTAVVEGFVDAVVRAVHAGENVTITGFGVFEKRARAPRVARNPRTGETVRVRATRVPAFRPGAQFKELVSGKQKLSTSGVAVKRGSGAPTLPAASAPAAKKATPAKKTAAKSTAAKKSTPAKKTAAAKAAPAKKTAAKTTAANKTAAAKAAPAKKTAAKSTAAKKTAAAKATATKATAAAKKSTPAKKTSAAKKTTAAKKTTAAKKTAATKATAAKKTTAAKKTTAAKKSTPAKKTTAAKKSTPAKKTSAAKKTTAAKKTTAAKKATAAKKTTAAKKTTAAKKATPAKKTTAAKKTTARKSPARKSPAK, encoded by the coding sequence ATGAACAAGGCAGAACTCATCGATGGTCTGGTCGAGAAGCTGGGCACCGAGCGCCGCACGACGACGGCGGTGGTCGAGGGATTCGTCGACGCCGTGGTCCGTGCGGTGCACGCCGGCGAGAACGTGACCATCACCGGATTCGGCGTCTTCGAGAAGCGCGCCCGGGCACCGCGTGTGGCCCGGAATCCGAGGACGGGCGAGACGGTGCGGGTGCGCGCTACACGGGTTCCCGCGTTCCGCCCGGGAGCGCAGTTCAAGGAACTCGTCTCCGGCAAACAGAAACTCAGTACCTCCGGCGTCGCCGTCAAACGAGGCTCCGGCGCTCCCACGCTGCCCGCGGCGTCTGCTCCCGCAGCGAAGAAGGCGACGCCGGCGAAGAAGACGGCCGCCAAGTCGACAGCCGCGAAGAAGTCCACGCCGGCGAAGAAGACTGCGGCTGCGAAGGCGGCGCCGGCGAAGAAGACCGCCGCGAAGACGACCGCCGCGAACAAGACCGCGGCTGCGAAGGCGGCGCCGGCGAAGAAGACCGCCGCCAAGTCGACCGCCGCGAAGAAGACTGCGGCTGCGAAGGCGACGGCTACGAAGGCGACGGCCGCCGCGAAGAAGTCCACGCCGGCGAAGAAGACGTCGGCTGCCAAGAAGACGACGGCGGCGAAGAAGACGACGGCCGCGAAGAAGACCGCGGCTACGAAGGCGACGGCTGCCAAGAAGACGACGGCGGCGAAGAAGACGACGGCGGCGAAGAAGTCCACGCCGGCGAAGAAGACGACGGCGGCGAAGAAGTCCACGCCGGCGAAGAAGACGTCGGCTGCGAAGAAGACCACTGCCGCAAAGAAGACGACCGCCGCAAAGAAGGCGACGGCCGCAAAGAAGACCACCGCCGCGAAGAAGACCACCGCGGCGAAAAAGGCCACGCCGGCGAAGAAGACGACGGCTGCGAAGAAGACGACGGCGCGCAAGTCGCCCGCGAGAAAGTCGCCCGCGAAGTAA
- the leuD gene encoding 3-isopropylmalate dehydratase small subunit translates to MEPFTTHTGIGVPLRRSNVDTDQIIPAVYLKRVTRTGFEDALFAAWRGDPQFILNTAPYDRGSVLVAGPDFGTGSSREHAVWALSDYGFRVVISSRFADIFRGNAGKQGLVAAEVDQHDVELLWKAIEERPGTELTVDLQAKTVSAGTLVVPFEIDDYTRWRLLEGLDDIGLTLRVEDAIDAFEQQRPQWKPLTLPEPAAG, encoded by the coding sequence ATGGAGCCCTTCACCACCCACACCGGTATCGGTGTGCCCCTGCGACGTTCGAATGTCGACACCGACCAGATCATTCCGGCCGTATACCTCAAGCGGGTGACACGCACAGGCTTCGAGGACGCGCTGTTCGCGGCCTGGCGCGGCGATCCGCAGTTCATTCTCAACACGGCTCCATACGACCGTGGTTCCGTCCTGGTCGCGGGGCCGGATTTCGGGACCGGATCATCGCGCGAGCATGCGGTGTGGGCGCTGTCCGATTACGGGTTCCGCGTGGTCATCTCGTCCCGGTTCGCCGATATCTTCCGCGGCAACGCCGGCAAGCAGGGCCTGGTTGCTGCCGAGGTCGATCAGCATGACGTCGAGCTGTTGTGGAAGGCGATCGAGGAGCGCCCCGGCACGGAGCTGACCGTGGATCTGCAGGCCAAGACTGTGAGTGCGGGCACCCTCGTCGTCCCGTTCGAAATCGACGATTACACCAGGTGGCGGCTGCTCGAAGGGCTCGACGACATCGGCCTGACCCTGCGCGTCGAGGATGCGATCGACGCCTTCGAGCAGCAACGCCCGCAATGGAAACCGCTCACGCTGCCTGAGCCCGCTGCCGGCTGA
- the leuC gene encoding 3-isopropylmalate dehydratase large subunit: MSDGATRASGPRTLAEKVWDEHVVVKGEGEGAQRKPDLIYIDLHLVHEVTSPQAFEGLRLGGRRLRRPDLTIATEDHNVPTIDIDRPIADPTSRTQVETLRRNCEEFGVRLHPMGDIEQGIVHVVGPQLGLTQPGMTVVCGDSHTSTHGAFGALAMGIGTSEVEHVMATQTLSLRPFKTMAVTVDGILPDGVTAKDLILAVIAEIGTGGGQGHVIEYRGEAIRALSMESRMTICNMSIEAGARAGMVAPDETTYEFIKGRPHAPEGADWDAAVAHWRDLRTDEGAVFDKEVRIDAATLTPFVTWGTNPGQGSPLGASVPDPAAIADADTAAGVESALKYMDLRPGTPLRDIAVDTVFVGSCTNGRIEDLRVVADVLRGRKVAEGVRMLVVPGSMRVRAQADDEGLGEVFAAAGAEWRQAGCSMCLGMNPDQLSPGQRCASTSNRNFEGRQGKGGRTHLVSPAVAAATAVRGTLSAPADLG; encoded by the coding sequence ATGAGTGATGGAGCGACTCGGGCGTCGGGACCCCGCACTCTCGCGGAGAAGGTCTGGGACGAGCACGTCGTCGTCAAGGGGGAGGGTGAGGGCGCACAGCGCAAGCCGGACCTGATCTACATCGACCTGCACCTGGTGCACGAGGTCACGAGCCCGCAGGCGTTCGAGGGCCTGCGTCTCGGCGGGCGGCGGCTGCGGCGGCCGGACCTGACGATCGCCACCGAGGACCACAACGTCCCGACGATCGACATCGACAGGCCGATCGCCGATCCGACCTCGCGCACGCAGGTCGAAACCCTGCGCCGCAACTGCGAGGAGTTCGGCGTGCGTCTGCACCCCATGGGGGACATCGAGCAGGGCATTGTGCACGTGGTGGGACCGCAGCTGGGGCTGACGCAGCCGGGGATGACCGTGGTGTGCGGCGACAGCCATACCTCCACGCACGGGGCGTTCGGCGCGTTGGCCATGGGGATCGGCACGTCCGAGGTCGAGCACGTGATGGCGACGCAGACGCTGTCGCTGCGTCCGTTCAAGACCATGGCGGTCACCGTCGACGGCATCCTGCCCGACGGGGTGACGGCGAAGGACCTGATCCTGGCGGTGATCGCGGAGATCGGCACCGGCGGCGGCCAGGGGCACGTCATCGAGTACCGCGGCGAGGCGATCCGCGCGCTGTCGATGGAGTCGCGGATGACGATCTGCAACATGTCGATCGAGGCCGGCGCGCGGGCCGGCATGGTGGCACCCGACGAGACCACCTACGAGTTCATCAAAGGCCGCCCGCACGCGCCGGAAGGGGCGGATTGGGACGCGGCCGTGGCCCACTGGCGGGACCTGCGCACCGACGAGGGTGCGGTCTTCGACAAGGAGGTCCGCATCGACGCGGCCACGCTGACCCCTTTCGTCACCTGGGGGACCAACCCCGGCCAGGGTTCTCCTCTGGGCGCTTCGGTGCCCGACCCCGCGGCGATCGCCGATGCCGACACCGCCGCCGGCGTGGAATCGGCCCTGAAGTACATGGATCTGCGTCCGGGCACGCCACTGCGCGACATCGCCGTCGACACCGTCTTCGTCGGTTCGTGCACCAATGGCCGGATCGAGGATCTGCGCGTGGTCGCCGACGTGCTCCGTGGCCGGAAAGTGGCTGAGGGCGTGCGGATGCTCGTGGTGCCGGGCTCGATGCGAGTGCGCGCGCAGGCGGATGACGAGGGCCTCGGCGAGGTCTTCGCCGCGGCGGGAGCGGAATGGCGGCAGGCCGGATGCTCGATGTGCCTGGGGATGAATCCCGACCAGCTCTCGCCCGGCCAGCGGTGCGCGTCCACATCCAACCGCAATTTCGAAGGCAGGCAGGGAAAAGGGGGGCGCACGCACCTGGTGTCGCCGGCGGTGGCGGCGGCGACCGCCGTGCGCGGCACGCTCTCCGCGCCCGCCGACCTGGGCTAG
- a CDS encoding IclR family transcriptional regulator — MRHHSGIGVLDKAMGVLLAAAEHPCNLSQLCERTALPRATAHRLAVGLETHGMLLRNGDGLWQIGPRVGELASAVQDPLIDAAAHVLPRLRDITGESVQLYRRDGTERVCIAGAEPPSGLRDTVPTGTRLPMTAGSGAKVLAAWCADHVRKDLLREAQFTERTLAEVRRRGWAQSSAERERGVASVAAPIRDPRGAVVAAISVSGPTDRIGRRPGTRWADDLLAAADALQRRL, encoded by the coding sequence GTGAGACATCATAGCGGCATCGGAGTCCTCGACAAGGCGATGGGGGTTCTCCTGGCGGCCGCCGAGCACCCGTGCAACCTCTCCCAACTCTGCGAACGCACCGCACTGCCGCGCGCGACCGCCCATCGTCTCGCCGTGGGCCTGGAGACGCACGGCATGCTGCTCCGCAATGGGGACGGGCTCTGGCAGATCGGCCCGCGGGTGGGCGAGCTCGCTTCCGCGGTGCAGGATCCGCTGATCGACGCCGCCGCGCATGTCCTCCCCCGGCTTCGCGACATCACGGGCGAGTCGGTGCAGCTCTACCGCCGTGACGGCACCGAGCGGGTCTGCATCGCCGGCGCCGAGCCGCCTTCCGGGCTGCGCGACACGGTGCCCACGGGCACCCGGCTGCCCATGACCGCGGGTTCCGGAGCGAAGGTGCTCGCGGCCTGGTGTGCCGATCACGTGCGCAAGGATCTGCTCAGAGAGGCCCAATTCACCGAGCGGACCCTGGCCGAGGTGCGCCGGCGCGGATGGGCGCAGTCCAGCGCCGAAAGGGAGCGGGGCGTCGCCAGTGTCGCGGCCCCCATCCGGGACCCGCGCGGCGCCGTCGTGGCCGCGATCTCGGTGTCGGGGCCCACCGACAGGATCGGCCGCCGCCCCGGCACACGCTGGGCGGACGACCTGCTCGCCGCCGCAGATGCGCTGCAGCGCAGGCTCTGA
- the gltX gene encoding glutamate--tRNA ligase — translation MSTPSPVRVRFCPSPTGTPHVGLVRTALFNWAYARHTGGKLVFRIEDTDAARDSEESYHAIIDALQWLGLDWDEGPDIGGPHAPYRQSQRRDLHLDVVRRLVESGDAYESFSTPEEVEERHRAAGRDPKLGYDNFDRGLTEAQRAAFVEEGRRPVVRLRMPDEELTWTDLVRGEVSFRAGSVPDFALTRGNGVPLYTLVNPVDDAMMGITHVLRGEDLLSSTPRQLALYAALERIGVAEFTPRFGHLPFVMGAGNKKLSKRDPESSLFHHRDRGFIPEGLLNYLALLGWGISDDHDVFSMDEMVAAFDIGSVNSNPARFDQKKADAINAEHIRLLEPVDFADRLRAFLTETGQLSADVDDAVWRSAADLVQTRIVVLSDAWGLLRFLFAPDAEFVIDEKSAAKNLKEDAVPVITAATAALEGLGEWTTEAIEQALKDALVDGLGIKPRKAFGPVRVAVSGSHISPPLFESMELLGRERSMRRLAAAAELAAATAAE, via the coding sequence ATGAGCACTCCGTCACCCGTCCGCGTCAGATTCTGCCCGTCGCCCACCGGCACCCCGCACGTGGGACTCGTGCGTACCGCGTTGTTCAACTGGGCATACGCCCGGCACACCGGAGGCAAGCTGGTCTTCCGGATCGAAGACACCGATGCCGCGCGGGACAGTGAGGAGTCCTACCACGCGATCATCGACGCGCTGCAGTGGCTGGGGCTCGACTGGGACGAGGGGCCGGACATCGGAGGCCCGCACGCACCGTACCGGCAGTCGCAGCGTCGCGATCTCCATCTGGACGTGGTGCGGCGGCTCGTGGAGTCCGGCGATGCCTACGAGTCGTTCTCCACCCCGGAGGAGGTCGAGGAGCGTCACCGCGCTGCCGGCCGTGACCCGAAGCTGGGCTACGACAACTTCGACCGCGGGCTCACCGAGGCTCAGCGGGCGGCATTCGTCGAGGAGGGGCGCAGGCCCGTGGTTCGCCTGCGGATGCCCGACGAGGAACTGACGTGGACGGACCTCGTGCGAGGGGAGGTCTCCTTCCGGGCAGGAAGCGTCCCGGACTTCGCCCTGACCCGGGGCAACGGTGTGCCGCTGTACACCCTGGTCAATCCGGTCGACGACGCGATGATGGGCATCACCCACGTGCTGCGCGGCGAAGACCTGCTCTCCAGCACGCCGCGGCAGCTCGCGCTGTATGCGGCCCTCGAGCGGATCGGCGTGGCGGAGTTCACCCCGCGGTTCGGCCACCTGCCTTTCGTGATGGGTGCGGGCAATAAGAAGCTCTCCAAGCGGGACCCGGAGTCCAGCCTGTTCCACCACCGCGACCGCGGCTTCATCCCGGAGGGGCTGCTCAATTACCTGGCACTGTTGGGCTGGGGGATCTCCGACGATCACGACGTGTTCTCGATGGACGAGATGGTCGCGGCCTTCGACATCGGGTCGGTCAATTCCAACCCGGCCCGCTTCGACCAGAAGAAGGCCGACGCGATCAACGCCGAGCACATCCGTCTGCTCGAGCCGGTGGACTTCGCGGATCGCCTGCGTGCGTTCCTCACCGAGACGGGTCAGCTGTCCGCGGACGTCGATGACGCGGTGTGGCGGTCGGCTGCGGACCTGGTGCAGACGCGCATCGTCGTACTTTCCGATGCCTGGGGGCTGTTGCGCTTCCTGTTCGCCCCGGACGCCGAGTTCGTCATCGACGAGAAGTCTGCGGCCAAGAACCTCAAGGAGGATGCGGTGCCGGTGATCACGGCGGCCACCGCGGCCCTGGAGGGGCTGGGCGAGTGGACCACCGAGGCGATCGAGCAGGCGCTCAAGGACGCGCTCGTGGACGGTCTGGGCATCAAGCCACGCAAGGCCTTCGGGCCGGTCCGGGTGGCCGTGAGCGGCTCGCACATCAGCCCGCCGCTGTTCGAGTCGATGGAGCTGCTGGGCCGGGAGCGGAGCATGCGCCGGCTCGCTGCGGCGGCTGAACTCGCCGCGGCCACCGCAGCCGAATAA
- a CDS encoding AMP-binding protein, protein MAGLDTPLTPLRFLERSLEGHPDAEAIVDGPRRFTYREMADTVQRLAEGLRVRGLESGQRVAVLAPNSAEALIAHYAVPLAGGVLVMMNTRLAVPEVQYILEHSGARFLFGDAELLGPVVESGVPAGVGAVVVHPDEDGSPGAVGSPGAVGSPGAVGSPGAVGSPGEGDRVEAYADWISRAPSEPLAWEVDDETATITVNYTSGTTGRPKGVMYTHRGAYLNSLGEVITQDFAPLTRYLWTLPMFHCNGWCTTWALTSVSGTHVCLRAVRGDDVWRLIGDERITRMAGAPTVLNSMAASPGARPMGGALSMVTAGAPPSPTIIAKFEELGITVIHVYGLTETYGPYSSCEPQPAWADLPADERAALMSRQGIGMVSGDRMRVVEQRAGDELVDVPRDGATMGEIVMRGNGVMKGYFDGEEATAEAFRGGWFHSGDLAVMHPDGYVQILDRAKDVVVSGGENISTIEVEQALLTHPAVRDVAVVGAPDEKWGERPKAFVVLADGAEVDAIDLIEHVKTRIARYKAPGAVEFLVELPTTSTGKIRKNTLRDKEWEGRSSRVQG, encoded by the coding sequence ATGGCCGGCCTGGACACACCGCTCACCCCGCTGCGATTCCTGGAGCGTTCGCTGGAAGGCCACCCCGACGCCGAGGCGATCGTCGACGGGCCCCGGCGGTTCACCTACCGGGAGATGGCGGACACCGTGCAGCGCTTGGCCGAGGGCCTGCGCGTGCGGGGGCTGGAGTCCGGGCAGCGGGTGGCGGTGCTGGCGCCGAACAGCGCCGAGGCGCTCATCGCCCACTACGCGGTGCCCCTGGCCGGGGGCGTGCTGGTGATGATGAACACCCGGCTGGCGGTGCCGGAGGTCCAGTACATCCTGGAGCATTCCGGGGCCCGGTTCCTGTTCGGTGATGCGGAGCTGCTGGGTCCGGTCGTGGAGTCGGGGGTGCCGGCGGGGGTCGGGGCGGTCGTCGTGCACCCGGATGAGGACGGCAGTCCGGGCGCAGTCGGCAGTCCGGGCGCAGTCGGCAGTCCGGGCGCAGTCGGCAGTCCGGGCGCAGTCGGCAGTCCGGGCGAGGGCGATCGGGTCGAGGCGTATGCCGACTGGATTTCGCGGGCACCGTCGGAGCCGTTGGCGTGGGAGGTCGACGACGAGACGGCGACGATCACCGTCAACTACACCTCTGGCACGACAGGCCGGCCCAAGGGTGTGATGTACACGCACCGCGGCGCGTACCTGAACTCGCTGGGCGAGGTGATCACCCAGGACTTCGCCCCGCTCACCCGGTACCTGTGGACCCTGCCGATGTTCCACTGCAACGGGTGGTGCACAACGTGGGCGCTGACGTCGGTGTCGGGCACGCACGTGTGCCTGCGCGCCGTGCGTGGCGACGACGTCTGGCGGCTCATCGGCGACGAGCGGATCACGCGGATGGCCGGCGCGCCCACGGTGCTCAACTCCATGGCCGCCTCTCCCGGTGCGCGCCCGATGGGCGGTGCCCTGTCGATGGTGACGGCGGGTGCGCCCCCGTCGCCGACGATCATCGCGAAGTTCGAGGAGCTCGGCATCACCGTCATCCACGTCTACGGGCTCACTGAAACGTACGGGCCGTACTCGTCGTGCGAACCGCAACCGGCGTGGGCGGATCTCCCCGCGGACGAGCGCGCCGCGCTCATGTCGCGCCAGGGCATCGGCATGGTCAGCGGGGACCGGATGCGGGTGGTCGAGCAGCGCGCGGGGGACGAGCTGGTGGATGTTCCGCGCGACGGGGCCACGATGGGCGAGATCGTGATGCGGGGCAACGGCGTGATGAAGGGCTACTTCGATGGCGAGGAGGCGACCGCCGAGGCCTTCCGCGGCGGCTGGTTCCATTCCGGCGACCTCGCGGTGATGCACCCCGACGGGTACGTGCAGATCCTGGACCGGGCGAAGGACGTCGTGGTCTCCGGAGGTGAGAACATCTCGACCATCGAGGTGGAGCAGGCGCTGTTGACCCATCCCGCGGTGCGGGACGTGGCCGTCGTCGGGGCGCCGGATGAGAAGTGGGGCGAGCGGCCCAAGGCCTTCGTCGTGCTCGCCGACGGGGCCGAGGTGGACGCCATCGACCTGATCGAGCACGTCAAGACCCGCATCGCCCGGTACAAGGCGCCGGGGGCGGTGGAGTTCCTGGTGGAACTGCCCACGACGTCGACCGGCAAGATCCGCAAGAACACGCTGCGCGACAAGGAATGGGAGGGGCGGTCCTCGCGCGTGCAGGGCTGA